Proteins from one Diprion similis isolate iyDipSimi1 chromosome 3, iyDipSimi1.1, whole genome shotgun sequence genomic window:
- the LOC124404052 gene encoding kinetochore protein Nuf2-like: protein MDKDVEKVYTILVETNYPVSLEEVKNPTSECMIKVVLTFLSGFSIDGNTIQRATFEQEQNLSYPETYHEMISIINLHQVMVKICNQIFIKDFFITDLSSPGQKRARRLIGTLVNFVLYAQNKSEELIEPLNTILTRLNTLNEHVERKDKNMQFRKDIVLENSKKAAHKEKYLKQIQEIKSRVEKRNKAHATDEERAQNAKLAKEKEQQNHETIKQQLFKINENIAEMESTIVKSPEEYEAQLANNGQLYAEKEEKLQTLVEKLRAKSELNSQFERVKDFIIQEHEKFSKVRDAHHKSTELDKVHAELSRQLNEVQAEIQILHEESANPVTDDNDPITVNEAQALYQQQLASHREMHNKLLSRNQEVQYKFDEASICCQKSRTKRELLTKTITKLEEEIAQLLKDYQDTYTSRIQKEVEIEKLWKKRTPIIN, encoded by the exons CCTGACTTTCCTATCAGGATTCTCAATTGATGGAAATACGATTCAAAGG GCAACTTTTGAACAGGAACAAAACTTGTCCTATCCAGAGACTTACCACGAGATGATAAGCATAATCAATTTACATCAAGTGATGGTGAAAATATGCAACCagatttttataaaagatttttttatcaccgatTTATCCAGCCCAG GTCAGAAGAGAGCTAGGAGATTGATTGGGACATTAgtaaattttgttctatacgCACAGAATAAATCTGAAGAACTAATAGAACCTTTAAATACTATATTGACCAGATTAAATACTTTGAATGAACATGTGGAAAGGAAAGATAAGAATATGCAGTTTCGCAAGGACATAGTACTAGAAAATTCCAAGAAAGCAGCTcataaagaaaaa TATCTGAAACAAATTCAAGAGATCAAATCCCGagttgagaaaagaaataaggcTCACGCTACTGATGAAGAACGAGCACAAAATGCTAAGCTTGCTAAAGAGAAGGAACAACAAAACCATGAAACAATTAAGCAGCAACTTTTTAAG atAAACGAGAATATAGCTGAAATGGAATCTACAATTGTCAAATCACCGGAGGAATATGAGGCACAGCTGGCCAATAATGGACAGTTATATGccgaaaaagaagagaaacttCAAACACTGGTAGAAAAACTTCGCGCAAAGAGCGAGCTAAACAGTCAGTTTGAAAGAGTCAAAGATTTCATTATTCAAGAGCATGAAAAGTTTTCTAAAGTGCGGGATGCCCATCATAAATCTAC GGAGCTGGATAAAGTACATGCGGAGTTATCTAGGCAACTAAACGAAGTACAAGCTGAAATACAAATATTGCATGAGGAATCGGCGAACCCAGTTACTGACGACAACGATCCAATAACGGTCAACGAAGCGCAGGCTCTTTACCAGCAGCAACTCGCATCACATCGTGAAATGCATAACAAACTCCTGAG TCGAAATCAAGAGGTTCAATACAAGTTTGACGAAGCTTCAATTTGTTGTCAAAAATCACGTACAAAGAGAGAATTATTGACTAAAACAATTACGAAGCTGGAAGAAGAAATTGCCCAGCTTCTGAAGGATTATCAAGACACGTATACTAGTAGAATACAGAAG GAAGtcgagattgaaaaattgtggaagaaGAGAACTCCGATAATTAACTAA
- the LOC124404051 gene encoding hyccin isoform X1 translates to MTESLINEWLADCADLSPTELHTFANTLSQDNEIVRALYAVLDERSKYSQLVDTVCNQLYGFYRSREIELQRFTLQFLPTLIYIYLNSVAHGDKKSCRTVETLLIGLYNLEVVDESGQPKAVSFRLPSLAMPSIYHEPMSLAPASLTESALRRLEECNTKLVSWGPLPQVEALNAQNRLKVMTALLFVYNQQLSRLDKSALEQLGKVATKLVTQGFTKPGHHQRSSYGSDSSFVPRLLPRIPVSAQFLLEFLHAVYFAMYNDCWYVGSQALEDIHNRACFEAYPDVMLVTNAIRNSSSSGSSGQPGDGPMGISVALSPATATVTVSKSMITNASFRTKKLPDDIPIQAAKDDSGGEGKGNLVSITEEQETGDTSRAGSMRQAKDSKATSKIPNFPGLGKKPKDKDGKSAKNGYVTNIDKDKKIGSSQISSKENIKGSRSMLNNDSQDIEGSVNGTSTRKKNSDTNANASDSSMALIENERLVKVPDVTEDINSETPLTLRNLSESESLNNSVQVSSV, encoded by the exons ATGACAGAAAGTCTGATCAACGAATGGCTCGCAGATTGTGCCGATCTTTCCCCTACCGAGTTACATACATTTGCAAATACTCTATCGCAAGACAATGAGATAGTACGAGCTCTCTACGCCGTACTCGATGAGCGCAGCAAATACAGTCAG ctcGTCGATACGGTCTGCAATCAACTATATGGTTTTTATCGATCCAGAGAGATTGAACTGCAAAGATTTACACTGCAGTTTTTACCGACGCtgatatacatttatttaaaCTCTGTTGCTCATGGTGATAAAAAG AGTTGCCGCACTGTGGAGACGCTATTGATTGGTCTTTACAACTTGGAAGTTGTCGACGAGTCTGGTCAGCCCAAAGCCGTCTCTTTCAGACTACCATCACTTGCTATGCCTTCAATCTATCATGAG ccaATGAGCTTGGCACCAGCTTCGCTGACCGAAAGTGCGTTGCGTCGTTTGGAAGAATGCAATACTAAACTTGTCAGCTGGGGACCACTGCCGCAAGTCGAAGCCCTCAATGCTCAGAATAGATTGAAAGTTATGACCGCTCTGCTTTTTGTCTACAATCAGCAACTCAGTCGTCTTGATAAATCAGCTCTTGAACAGCTGGGAAAAGTTGCTACCAA ACTTGTAACACAAGGATTCACAAAACCAGGACACCATCAAAGATCGTCATATGGAAGTGATTCAAGCTTTGTTCCGAGGCTTCTGCCTCGCATACCTGTATCAGCTCAGTTTCTGCTAGAGTTTCTCCATGCTGTATACTTTGCCAT GTATAACGACTGTTGGTATGTAGGAAGTCAAGCACTTGAGGACATTCACAACAGAGCGTGTTTTGAGGCATACCCAGATGTTATGTTGGTGACCAATGCAATTCGTAATTCCAGCAGCTCTGGCTCGTCGG ggCAACCTGGTGATGGACCTATGGGCATCAGTGTTGCACTATCCCCAGCAACAGCTACCGTTACTGTGTCCAAGTCAATGATTACCAACGCATCATTTCGTACAAAGAAGTTGCCag ATGATATTCCAATTCAAGCAGCAAAGGATGACTCAGGGGGAGAAGGTAAGGGCAACCTAGTGTCGATCACAGAAGAGCAGGAAACAGGAGACACAAGCCGTGCTGGCTCTATGCGCCAGGCCAAGGATTCTAAGGCTACGTCGAAAATTCCGAACTTTCCTGGATTAGGAAAAAAACCTAAGGATAAAGATGGAAAGTCAGCGAAAAATGGTTACGTCACAAATATTgataaggataaaaaaattggatcgtCACAGATATCGTCAAAAGAGAACATAAAAGGTAGTCGTTCTATGCTTAACAACGACAGCCAAGATATTGAGGGCTCTGTAAATGGAACTTcgacaagaaagaaaaattcagataCCAATGCTAATGCATCAGACTCAAGTATGGCTTTAATAGAAAACGAACGGCTGGTCAAAGTTCCTGACGTCACAGAAGATATCAATTCAGAAACACCTTTAACATTAAGAAACCTCAGTGAGtcagaatcgttgaataaTTCTGTTCAAGTTAGCTCTGTATGA
- the LOC124404051 gene encoding hyccin isoform X2 — MTESLINEWLADCADLSPTELHTFANTLSQDNEIVRALYAVLDERSKYSQLVDTVCNQLYGFYRSREIELQRFTLQFLPTLIYIYLNSVAHGDKKSCRTVETLLIGLYNLEVVDESGQPKAVSFRLPSLAMPSIYHEPMSLAPASLTESALRRLEECNTKLVSWGPLPQVEALNAQNRLKVMTALLFVYNQQLSRLDKSALEQLGKVATKLVTQGFTKPGHHQRSSYGSDSSFVPRLLPRIPVSAQFLLEFLHAVYFAMYNDCWYVGSQALEDIHNRACFEAYPDVMLVTNAIRNSSSSGSSGQPGDGPMGISVALSPATATVTVSKSMITNASFRTKKLPDDLEEEFFGLAEPQTVSVQQQQPVMPTSRHRTWPWKHSQQNSPDEEDTVQNKANSSSSKDSSRRESINSNQSSPSKSSPKKKKDEQLKKAETLGTQDSVHRRLRKESKDRSVSPSESRMSAGARLYRVLEEQRLDEVLGEPVNLYIGNSRPVSLCSTAALSTNT, encoded by the exons ATGACAGAAAGTCTGATCAACGAATGGCTCGCAGATTGTGCCGATCTTTCCCCTACCGAGTTACATACATTTGCAAATACTCTATCGCAAGACAATGAGATAGTACGAGCTCTCTACGCCGTACTCGATGAGCGCAGCAAATACAGTCAG ctcGTCGATACGGTCTGCAATCAACTATATGGTTTTTATCGATCCAGAGAGATTGAACTGCAAAGATTTACACTGCAGTTTTTACCGACGCtgatatacatttatttaaaCTCTGTTGCTCATGGTGATAAAAAG AGTTGCCGCACTGTGGAGACGCTATTGATTGGTCTTTACAACTTGGAAGTTGTCGACGAGTCTGGTCAGCCCAAAGCCGTCTCTTTCAGACTACCATCACTTGCTATGCCTTCAATCTATCATGAG ccaATGAGCTTGGCACCAGCTTCGCTGACCGAAAGTGCGTTGCGTCGTTTGGAAGAATGCAATACTAAACTTGTCAGCTGGGGACCACTGCCGCAAGTCGAAGCCCTCAATGCTCAGAATAGATTGAAAGTTATGACCGCTCTGCTTTTTGTCTACAATCAGCAACTCAGTCGTCTTGATAAATCAGCTCTTGAACAGCTGGGAAAAGTTGCTACCAA ACTTGTAACACAAGGATTCACAAAACCAGGACACCATCAAAGATCGTCATATGGAAGTGATTCAAGCTTTGTTCCGAGGCTTCTGCCTCGCATACCTGTATCAGCTCAGTTTCTGCTAGAGTTTCTCCATGCTGTATACTTTGCCAT GTATAACGACTGTTGGTATGTAGGAAGTCAAGCACTTGAGGACATTCACAACAGAGCGTGTTTTGAGGCATACCCAGATGTTATGTTGGTGACCAATGCAATTCGTAATTCCAGCAGCTCTGGCTCGTCGG ggCAACCTGGTGATGGACCTATGGGCATCAGTGTTGCACTATCCCCAGCAACAGCTACCGTTACTGTGTCCAAGTCAATGATTACCAACGCATCATTTCGTACAAAGAAGTTGCCag ACGATCTggaggaagaattttttggattGGCTGAGCCCCAAACTGTAAGCGTCCAACAACAGCAGCCCGTTATGCCAACTAGCAGACATCGGACATGGCCTTGGAAACATTCCCAACAAAATTCTCCAGATGAGGAGGATACTGTTCAAAATAAAGCTAATTCCTCCTCATCCAAGGACAGTTCCAGGCGAGAAAGTATAAACAGCAACCAAAGCTCTCCGAGCAAATCTTCTcctaagaagaagaaagatgaACAATTAAAGAAAGCTGAAACTCTGGGAACTCAGGATTCTGTGCATAGAAGGTTGCGCAAAGAATCTAAAGACAGAAGCGTATCTCCTAGCGAGAGTAGGATGAGCGCTGGTGCTCGTCTTTATAGAGTTTTGGAAGAGCAGAGACTGGATGAAGTTCTCGGGGAGCCTGTCAATTTGTATATTGGCAATAGTAGACCGGTTAGCCTCTGTTCTACTGCCGCTTTGTCGACAAATACATG A
- the LOC124404579 gene encoding serine/threonine-protein kinase VRK1-like: MSGKGAKKAPKKKGANGYKLPDPIPNGEILTDMAKKRWIIGPSIGVGGFGEIYSAASYTDGKSKTYPYVVKIEPHENGPLFVEMHFYMRNAKPTDIESWKKEQKLPFLGMPSYIGSGSHECHNTKYRFVVMERFGKNLWDLFLENNRKFPEHTVYNIALQIIDVLEYMHNKTYVHADIKGANLLQSLKSADHIYLVDFGLASHYTNKSEYKSDPKKTHNGTIEYTSRDMHMGIPTMRGDFEILGYNMIQWLCGSLPWEKDLTEPLNVQKQKEKAFEDIPQFLKKCFSHTVPESIGEFMKLTNGTKFNESPNYAKFKDILVRAVQDIGYKPGDRLGFSAGSAVLKVLATPRKVKKPQTGGLRKSPRIQKTRSPSPVSNTLNDSDLGSLIISSRKGKRGQDKQRRLKEVEVTDDSDTEIEIKIKRKKKNKKDENSEVVNKNIGKKTLNRPTKKSQKQYDPDETVSDDQMQLQGTKSRPKVITKPKKLIESDESLVENDSDEDMFRDDDEDVCNASSKKPAKSWKDTPTVKSSNVIKPGEYKSVNKSKTPRQRRGNLCL, encoded by the exons ATGTCCGGCAAAGGCGCGAAAAAGGCACCGAAGAAGAAGGGTGCTAATGGTTACAAATTGCCCGATCCTATCCCTAATGGAGAAATTTTAACAGATATGGCTAAGAAACGATGGATAATCGGACCTTCTATCGGTGTCGGTGGTTTCGGGGAGATTTACTCAG CTGCTTCCTACACCGATGGAAAATCTAAGACTTACCCATACGTCGTCAAGATA GAACCTCACGAAAATGGGCCGCTGTTTGTGGAGATGCATTTTTACATGCGTAATGCTAAGCCAACCGACA TCGAATCATGGAAGAAAGAACAGAAACTTCCATTCCTTGGAATGCCAAGCTATATTGGTTCTGGTAGTCACGAGTGCCATAACACAAAGTACAGATTTGTGGTAATGGAACGATTTGGAAAAAACTTATGGGACTTATTCTTGGAAAATAATCGTAAATTTCCAGAACACACAGTGTATAATATTGCCTTGCAAatc ATTGATGTATTGGAATATATGCACAACAAAACTTATGTGCATGCTGACATAAAGGGTGCAAATTTGTTGCAAAGTCTAAAGTCTGCAGACCACATTTATCTAGTAGATTTTGGGTTGGCATCACACTATACAAATAAGTCTGAGTACAAGTCTGATCCTAAGAAAACTCATAATGGTACAATTGAGTACACAAGCAGAGATATGCACATGGGAA TCCCAACGATGCGGggtgattttgaaattctagGATATAACATGATACAATGGCTATGCGGTTCACTACCTTGGGAAAAAGATTTAACAGAGCCATTGAATGTTCAGAAACAAAAGGAGAAAGCCTTCGAAGACATTCcacagtttttaaaaaaatgcttttCTCATACTGTACCTGAATCTATTGGCGAGTTCATGAAACTGACAAATGGTACTAAATTCAATGAGTCACCAAACTATGCCAAATTCAAAGATATCCTTGTCAGAGCAGTACAAGATATCGGTTACAAACCAGGTGATAGATTAGGATTTTCTGCTGGTAGTGCAGTTCTGAAAGTTTTGGCAACAcctagaaaagtgaaaaaaccaCAGACTGGAGGCTTGAGGAAGAGCCCTCGAATACAAAAGACAAGAAGTCCAAGTCCTGTGTCAAACACACTCAATGACAGTGATCTTGGGTCGTTGATAATCTCTAGTAGGAAAGGAAAACGAGGTCAAGATAAGCAAAGAAGATTGAAGGAGGTTGAGGTCACAGATGATTCGGACacggaaattgaaataaaaatcaaaagaaagaagaaaaataagaaagatgAGAATTCAGAGGtggttaataaaaatattggcaAGAAAACATTGAACCGGCcaacaaaaaaatcacagaagCAATACGACCCTGATGAAACGGTATCCGATGATCAAATGCAG CTGCAGGGAACTAAATCGCGACCGAAAGTGATAACAAAACCAAAGAAACTTATTGAATCTGATGAATCACTGGTCGAAAACGACAGTGATGAGGATATGTTTCGCGATGATGACGAGGACGTATGTAATGCATCATCCAAAAAGCCTGCAAAATCGTGGAAAGATACTCCAACAGTGAAAAGTAGTAACGTTATCAAACCGGGGGAGTATAAAAGTGTGAATAAGAGTAAAACGCCAAGGCAGAGGAGAGGTAACTTGTGTCTATAA